A window of Primulina huaijiensis isolate GDHJ02 chromosome 9, ASM1229523v2, whole genome shotgun sequence contains these coding sequences:
- the LOC140985129 gene encoding 1-aminocyclopropane-1-carboxylate synthase-like, with protein sequence MELKGSSNLSKLATSDDHGENSLYFKGWKAYDNNPFHPTRNREGVIQMGLAENLLSVDLFEDWIKKNPRASICTPEGVHAFKDIACFQDYHGLPQFRNALAKLMEKVRGGRASFDPERIVIAGGATGASEMLMFCLANRGDGFLVPSPCYPAFDRDLRWRTRVQLLYVDCESRNNFRLTKQSLEDAYENARKANIEVKGLIIANPSNPLGTTMDKATFKMLVNFINDKKIHLVCDEIYSATVFRGPKLVSVSEIIEEMECDRDLIHIVYSLSKDMGIPGFRVGIVYSYNDKVVSCARKMSSFGLISSQTQYFLAFILSDEEFVEKYLTESAIRLANQHDFFTRGLEEMGIKCLESNAGLYVWMDLRPLLKEATFEGEMDLWRVIISDVKLNVSPGSSFHCHEPGWFRVCFANMDIKTMRIALARIRKFVVRENDQVPQQGMKQKKSSKGHLTLSFPSQMYDEAWVVSLQSPHSPLPQSPLLSART encoded by the exons ATGGAGCTAAAGGGCAGTTCAAATTTGTCAAAGCTAGCGACTAGCGACGATCATGGCGAAAACTCTCTGTATTTCAAAGGATGGAAAGCTTATGACAATAATCCCTTCCACCCCACGAGAAACCGTGAAGGAGTTATACAGATGGGACTTGCTGAAAATCTG CTTTCTGTCGACTTGTTTGAGGATTGGATCAAGAAAAACCCCCGAGCTTCAATCTGCACTCCCGAAGGAGTTCATGCATTCAAAGATATCGCATGTTTTCAAGATTATCATGGCTTGCCTCAGTTTAGAAAT GCGTTGGCGAAGTTAATGGAGAAAGTGAGAGGGGGACGTGCCAGCTTTGATCCGGAACGCATAGTAATTGCTGGTGGAGCCACCGGAGCCAGCGAGATGCTAATGTTCTGCTTGGCCAATCGTGGAGACGGATTCTTGGTCCCTTCGCCTTGTTATCCAGC atTTGATAGGGATTTGAGATGGAGAACCAGGGTGCAGCTGCTGTATGTAGACTGCGAAAGCAGAAACAATTTCCGGCTAACCAAACAGTCCCTAGAAGACGCATATGAAAATGCAAGGAAAGCAAACATCGAGGTGAAAGGCCTAATCATAGCAAATCCCTCCAACCCATTAGGCACAACCATGGACAAGGCAACCTTTAAGATGCTGGTGAACTTCATAAATGACAAGAAAATCCACCTCGTGTGTGATGAAATATACTCGGCAACTGTATTTCGTGGCCCGAAATTGGTTAGCGTTTCTGAGATAATCGAAGAAATGGAATGTGATCGTGACCTGATACACATCGTGTACAGTTTGTCTAAGGACATGGGGATTCCGGGATTCAGGGTCGGCATAGTGTACTCTTACAACGACAAAGTCGTGAGTTGTGCTCGTAAGATGTCGAGCTTCGGGCTAATCTCGTCTCAGACTCAATATTTTCTAGCATTCATTCTATCAGACGAGGAATTTGTCGAGAAATATCTCACCGAGAGTGCTATAAGACTAGCGAACCAGCACGACTTCTTCACCAGAGGGTTGGAGGAAATGGGGATCAAGTGTTTAGAAAGCAATGCAGGACTATACGTTTGGATGGACCTAAGGCCATTGTTAAAAGAGGCTACTTTTGAAGGTGAAATGGATCTGTGGAGGGTTATCATAAGTGATGTGAAGCTTAACGTGTCCCCAGGGTCGTCGTTTCACTGCCACGAGCCTGGTTGGTTTAGGGTTTGTTTCGCGAATATGGACATCAAAACAATGAGAATCGCTCTTGCAAGAATTAGGAAGTTTGTGGTTCGAGAAAATGATCAAGTACCGCAACAAGGGATGAAGCAAAAGAAGTCAAGCAAAGGACACCTCACACTAAGTTTTCCTTCACAAATGTATGATGAAGCTTGGGTGGTTTCGTTGCAATCCCCTCACTCTCCACTCCCTCAATCGCCCCTGCTTAGTGCGAGGACCTAG
- the LOC140983939 gene encoding uncharacterized protein, translating to MVGRPPRQNLNPRYANTDREVRQENEQGNGPPPAVNLSQADLMAIATIVATTLQGLGNRNVNQPPPPPPPNGIKFHYESLRKNRCLTFSGAADPEVSQSWLKSVETQLRLLEVPEALKVDVTVPFLEDKAGKWWEAISPAMTAAGPITWQRFREAFLKQYYPAEVRLQKLSEFENFTQTPDMSVVEYTSQFNAIGSYAPAIMTDEVLKLHRFKKGLNSRIQSALAVYQPANFSDLMGAAIRAETDIQRREKENKNKRPMNSQSSRSNQTFKKPNQSGGPSKGPSPTSSYQDIKPCPTCHLRHLGECRRNSGVCFGCGKAGHRIAECPTAANQAAGPNKGTGPNTGANPNKPKEGKPNARVFAMTKEEVDDANEVVSCTILIQKVPTYALFDCGATHSFMSKRFTKKLGLKPESLAEPFRIATPTSKTIETHEIHRDCIISIGNHTFSADLIQLVMADFDIILGMDWLARNNAIVDCKGKRVKLRTPNQKEIVYHGKSKERKSLLSTSQTWKAMKSGEDIYLAMVSEVQGEVELKIEDIPIVCEFPDVFPEKLPGAVPDREVEFEINLVPGAAPISKAPYRMAPTELKELKEQLQELLDKKQIRPNVSPWGAPVLFGAAVFSKLDLKTRYHKLKVRAEDITKTAFRTRYGHYEFTVMPFGLTNAPAAFTDLMNRVFKPFLDQFIVVFIDDILVYSSNERDHEEHLRIALQTLRENELYAKFKKCEFWLKSVSFLGHVISEAGVSVDPRKVAAITEWPKPKNATDIRSFLGLAGYYRKFVEGFSSIAIPLTKLTQKNSKFVWDEGCEKSFQTLKEKLASTPVLILPTEDKEFTIYSDASKEGLRCVLMQERRVIAYASRQLKQHEQNYPTHDLELAAVVFALKIWRHYLYGAKCEIFTDHQSLKYMFTQKELNMMQRRWIELLKDYDLTINYHPGKANKVADALSRKNESKITLASLSARSCLQETVKLNQDRDPELTKLKGQVESGKSKDLQIDDKGVLWMKG from the exons ATGGTCGGCAGACCTCCGAGACAGAATCTCAACCCGCGTTATGCTAACACCGACCGTGAGGTCAGACAAGAGAACGAGCAAGGGAATGGACCCCCGCCTGCAGTCAACTTAAGCCAAGCTGATCTTATGGCCATAGCCACCATTGTAGCGACAACACTGCAAGGGTTGGGAAATCGGAACGTCAATcagccaccaccacctccaccaccaaacGGAATCAAGTTCCACTATGAATCACTCCGCAAGAATAGATGTCTAACCTTCAGTGGAGCTGCTGACCCTGAAGTTAGCCAGAGCTGGCTAAAAAGTGTAGAGACGCAGCTGCGACTATTGGAAGTTCCTGAAGCACTGAAAGTGGACGTGACTGTGCCGTTCCTAGAAGATAAAGCAGGAAAATGGTGGGAAGCAATTTCGCCAGCCATGACAGCTGCAGGACCAATCACTTGGCAGCGATTTCGAGAAGCCTTTCTGAAACAGTATTATCCGGCCGAGGTCAGACTACAGAAACTgagtgagtttgaaaatttcacTCAAACTCCGGATATGTCAGTCGTGGAATACACCTCACAGTTCAACGCCATTGGATCTTATGCTCCGGCAATTATGACGGACGAAGTTTTGAAACTGCACCGTTTTAAGAAGGGATTGAACAGCAGGATCCAATCAGCTCTAGCAGTCTACCAACCCGCGAATTTTTCAGACCTAATGGGCGCAGCTATCCGAGCTGAAACTGACATCCAGCGTAGGGAGAAggaaaataagaacaaaaggCCCATGAATAGTCAGTCCTCGCGCAGCAATCAGACTTTCAAGAAGCCTAATCAGTCCGGTGGACCATCAAAAGGACCTTCGCCTACCTCAAGCTACCAGGATATTAAGCCTTGCCCAACTTGTCACTTACGACACCTGGGAGAATGCCGAAGAAATAGTGGAGTATGCTTCGGATGTGGGAAAGCGGGACACCGAATTGCCGAATGTCCTACTGCCGCCAACCAAGCAGCCGGGCCCAACAAGGGAACAGGGCCAAATACAGGAGCTAACCCCAACAAGCCAAAAGAAGGCAAGCCTAATGCCAGGGTCTTTGCTATGACTAAAGAAGAGGTCGACGACGCCAATGAAGTCGTTTCATGTACCATCCTAATTCAAAAAGTGCCTACTTATGcgttatttgattgtggtgctacacaTTCCTTTATGTCTAAGAGGTTTACTAAGAAATTAGGACTTAAGCCCGAATCACTAGCTGAACCTTTCCGAATAGCCACACCTACAAGTAAGACCATCGAAACTCATGAGATTCACAGGGACTGTATAATCAGTATCGGTAATCATACTTTCAGCGCAGACTTAATACAATTGGTTATGGCCGACTTCgacatcatcctagggatggattggttagccaGAAATAATGCAATAGTGGACTGTAAAGGGAAAAGAGTTAAACTCCGAACCCCGAATCAGAAAGAGATTGTGTATCATGGTAAATCCAAGGAACGGAAATCACTCCTTTCCACTTCCCAAACATGGAAAGCCATGAAATCCGGAGAAGATATCTACCTAGCAATGGTTAGCGAAGTGCAAGGAGAAGTCGAACTGAAGATAGAAGACATCCCAATAGTATGTGAGTTCCCGGATGTTTTTCCAGAAAAACTCCCAGGGGCAGTCCCGGACCGCGAAGTTGAGTTCGAAATCAATCTAGTTCCTGGTGCAGCACcaatatctaaagcaccttacagGATGGCGCCAACTgaactcaaggagctaaaagagcaactccaagaattgctgGACAAAAAGCAAATTCGACCTAATGTTTCCCCATGGGGAGCACCAGTactcttt GGAGCCGCAGTATTTTCTAAACTGGATCTGAAGACGAGATACCACAAACTGAAGGTCAGGGCGGAAGATATCACCAAAACAGCTTTtcggacaagatatggacattatgagttcacAGTGATGCCTTTCGGGCTGACTAACGCGCCTGCAGCATTCACGGACCTAATGAACAGAGTTTTCAAGCCATTCCTGGATCAGTTCATAGTGgtatttattgatgacatcCTCGTCTATTCTTCCAACGAAAGAGATCACGAAGAGCATCTGCGCATTGCACTTCAGACTTTGAGAGAAAATGAACTCTATGCTAAgtttaagaaatgtgagttctggctaaAGAGTGTATCATTCTTAGGACACGTAATCTCTGAAGCAGGAGTATCAGTGGATCCCAGGAAAGTCGCGGCAATTACAGAGTGGCCAaaacctaagaacgccacaGACATCAGGAGCTTTCTTGGACTGGCAggttattacaggaagttcgTCGAAGGTTTTTCTTCGATCGCCATACCACTGACGAAACTCACTCAGAAAAATTCCAAGTTCGTCTGGGACGAAGGTTGCGAGAAAAGTTTTCAGACATTAAAAGAAAAGCTCGCATCTACGCCAGTACTAATCTTACCCACGGAAGATAAGGAattcaccatctacagtgacGCATCTAAGGAAGGTCTGAGATGCGTGCTCATGCAAGAAAGAAGAGTGATCGCCTACGCATCAAGGCAGTTGAAACAGCACGAGCAAAACTACCCTACGCATGATCTGGAGCTAGCAGCAGTtgtttttgccttaaaaatctggagacactatctctatggcgCCAAGTgcgaaattttcacagatcaccagagcctcaaataCATGTTCACCCAAAAAGAACTTAACATGATGCAAAGACGGTGGATCGAACTTCTGAAAGATTACGATCTGACTATCAattaccacccgggtaaagcaaaCAAGGTGGCCGATGCTCTGAGTCGGAAAAATGAGAGCAAGATCACCCTGGCCTCACTCTCCGCGAGGTCATGTCTGCAAGAGACTGTAAAGTTAAACCAGGACCGAGACCCTGAGTTAACGAAACTTAAGGGACAAGTTGAAAGTGGGAAGTCTAAAGATCTACAAATCGATGACAAAGGAGTCTTATGGATGAAAGGATGA
- the LOC140985175 gene encoding desiccation-related protein PCC27-45-like — MNLVEKAKNFVADKVADMKKPEASITDVDLKDVGRQGITYLAKVSVKNPYGVSIPICDIKYSLKSVDRVIASGEIPDPGSLKGNDDTVLDVGIKVPHSVLVSLIKDIGADWDVDYLLEIELVVDLPIVGNITIPLSQKGEMKLPSFSDFFK, encoded by the exons ATGAATTTGGTGGAAAAGGCTAAGAATTTTGTCGCAGACAAAGTGGCTGACATGAAGAAGCCTGAGGCTTCTATAACGGACGTCGATCTCAAAGACGTCGGCCGTCAGGGGATCACTTATTTGGCCAAGGTCTCCGTTAAAAACCCTTACGGCGTCTCCATTCCCATCTGCGACATCAAATACTCACTCAAAAGCGTCGACAG GGTGATAGCTTCGGGTGAGATTCCGGATCCAGGATCTTTGAAAGGAAACGACGATACGGTGCTAGACGTAGGAATAAAGGTGCCACACAGTGTGCTAGTGAGCTTGATCAAGGACATCGGCGCCGACTGGGACGTGGACTACTTGCTCGAGATCGAGCTCGTCGTGGACCTCCCCATCGTCGGAAACATAACCATTCCCCTTTCTCAGAAGGGGGAGATGAAGCTTCCCTCTTTCTCCGACTTTTTTAAATAG